The proteins below come from a single Alkalispirillum mobile genomic window:
- a CDS encoding 4Fe-4S binding protein has product MSQSAEQSAWHRMDDAQPWLLWQQNACLPARSPLSDCRACVDACPADALEATPEGPRLTGDCVACGRCSAACPTGALNGPGLDTAPRPAPANQPLSVDCWRVPPDQSPDGAHRVPCLGALSSDRLLQLVRSGEGRPVDLLDRGWCEGCPASAGCTRPPVEKALAECHDALDELGLADRAPRLRQAPLSRRLLRQETPQSAGERRVSRRGLFRRLAGHAAGASERLRGETGPPPEPVPLVANRVRPVPRLRQMEALAALAEPQDQTLPNTLFPEASVSEACSNHGICASLCPTGALQKQTDAAGDGLDYDPLYCIRCGLCQRVCPEQAITIHARDQHPYMGRVSLTRHRRQRCQQCHTDFSAGKEQPLCPGCRKDAELAQGAGRDLLFGAGSSSGAAGPTQDPGNPPGDHDDQEETRR; this is encoded by the coding sequence TTGTCCCAGTCCGCCGAACAATCGGCCTGGCATCGCATGGACGATGCGCAGCCCTGGTTGCTGTGGCAGCAGAACGCGTGCCTGCCGGCGCGCTCACCGCTGTCCGACTGCCGAGCATGCGTTGATGCCTGCCCGGCGGATGCGCTGGAGGCCACGCCCGAGGGCCCGCGGTTGACCGGCGACTGCGTGGCCTGCGGCCGCTGCAGTGCGGCCTGCCCCACCGGCGCCCTGAACGGCCCCGGGCTGGACACCGCACCCCGACCGGCCCCGGCTAACCAGCCCCTGAGCGTGGACTGCTGGCGCGTGCCGCCGGACCAGTCACCGGACGGGGCCCACCGGGTGCCCTGCCTGGGGGCCCTGAGCAGCGATCGGCTCCTGCAGCTGGTCCGGTCTGGCGAGGGGCGGCCCGTGGACCTGCTGGACCGGGGTTGGTGCGAGGGCTGCCCGGCCAGCGCCGGATGCACCCGCCCACCGGTGGAAAAGGCCCTTGCCGAGTGCCACGACGCCCTGGATGAATTGGGCCTCGCCGACCGGGCCCCGCGCCTGCGCCAGGCCCCCTTGAGCCGGCGCCTGCTCCGCCAGGAGACCCCCCAGTCGGCCGGTGAGCGCCGGGTCAGCCGGCGGGGCCTGTTCCGCCGGCTGGCAGGGCACGCCGCCGGGGCATCGGAGCGCCTGCGCGGCGAGACCGGCCCACCCCCCGAGCCGGTCCCCCTGGTGGCCAACCGGGTCCGGCCGGTGCCCCGGCTCAGGCAGATGGAGGCGCTGGCGGCCCTGGCCGAGCCGCAGGATCAGACGCTGCCCAACACCCTGTTCCCGGAGGCGAGTGTGTCGGAGGCCTGCAGCAACCACGGCATCTGCGCCTCATTGTGCCCCACCGGCGCGCTGCAGAAGCAAACCGACGCGGCGGGCGACGGCCTGGATTACGACCCCCTTTACTGCATCCGCTGCGGCCTGTGCCAGCGGGTCTGCCCGGAACAGGCCATCACCATCCATGCACGGGACCAGCACCCCTACATGGGTCGCGTCTCGCTTACCCGGCACCGCCGGCAACGTTGCCAGCAGTGCCACACCGATTTTTCCGCAGGGAAAGAGCAGCCGCTCTGCCCCGGCTGCCGCAAGGACGCCGAGCTGGCCCAGGGCGCGGGCCGCGATCTGCTCTTCGGAGCGGGCTCAAGCTCCGGGGCCGCGGGCCCCACACAAGACCCGGGCAACCCACCCGGGGATCATGATGATCAGGAGGAAACAAGGCGATGA
- a CDS encoding PhnD/SsuA/transferrin family substrate-binding protein: MRQGYIWIGVVLVWLAGLAGPVMADEDAPPLRIGLTPVILEDQLSFLDEWQVYLEEKVGREVRFVRRNSYGEVVDLALRGRIDFAWLCGYPYVQHEGRLDLLAVPLFESAPLYRAYLIVPADDDQTESISDLAGRVFAYSDPNSNSGWLYGQQLLDEAGVDPERFFRRTFFTFSHRKVVEAVAERVAHGGLVDGYVWETLARSRPDLTERTRVVHRSEHFGFPPLVASPGATADERNALREALFGMGQDTEGQALLEKLNLEGFRAADDELYDGIRALKRLVDVGRFPEPPDSYEP, encoded by the coding sequence ATGCGCCAAGGGTATATCTGGATCGGGGTGGTGCTTGTCTGGCTGGCCGGGCTGGCCGGCCCCGTGATGGCCGACGAGGATGCGCCGCCCCTGCGGATCGGCCTCACGCCGGTGATCCTGGAGGACCAGCTGAGCTTCCTGGACGAGTGGCAGGTCTACCTGGAGGAAAAGGTGGGCCGCGAGGTGCGTTTCGTGCGCCGGAACAGCTACGGCGAGGTGGTGGACCTGGCCCTGCGCGGCCGCATCGACTTCGCCTGGCTCTGCGGCTACCCCTACGTGCAGCACGAGGGCCGACTGGACCTGCTCGCCGTGCCGTTGTTCGAGAGTGCGCCGCTCTACCGGGCCTACCTCATCGTGCCCGCCGACGATGATCAGACGGAGTCCATTAGCGATCTGGCCGGCAGGGTATTTGCCTATTCCGACCCCAACTCCAACTCGGGCTGGCTCTACGGGCAGCAGTTGCTGGATGAGGCGGGTGTGGACCCTGAGCGGTTTTTCCGCCGGACCTTCTTTACCTTCAGCCACCGCAAGGTGGTGGAGGCCGTAGCCGAGCGGGTGGCCCATGGCGGGCTGGTGGACGGTTACGTCTGGGAGACCCTGGCCCGGTCCCGGCCGGACCTGACCGAGCGGACCCGCGTGGTGCACCGTTCCGAACACTTCGGTTTCCCGCCGCTAGTGGCCTCCCCCGGGGCGACGGCGGACGAGCGCAACGCCCTGCGCGAGGCCCTGTTCGGCATGGGCCAGGATACAGAGGGGCAGGCGTTGCTGGAGAAGCTTAACCTCGAGGGGTTCCGGGCCGCTGACGATGAGCTGTACGACGGCATCCGGGCACTGAAGCGACTGGTGGATGTCGGTCGCTTCCCGGAGCCGCCGGATAGCTACGAACCATGA
- a CDS encoding molybdopterin-dependent oxidoreductase — protein sequence MKMILDTLLNRRRFLKATGATGAAAATTAGVGKLAGFTAASTNSTHANARPGGETRVTKNICHQCPARCGINVYTTNGRVHAIYGDPGNPIANGKLCPKGHLGTQLLYDPDRFKGPMKRTNPNKGRDEDPEFVPISWDEAFDIVAERLNRLRENGESHRFAHFYGRGWGSSDAGLYGDFGKLYGTPNSAIGHASICAEGSKRAKRATDGNDSYNSYDYRNTNYILNFGASFLEAFRPYNYLMQVWGHMRSKSPKTRITSIDVRMNPTMAASDRYLMIKPGTDGALALAIAHVILTEGLWDKEFVGDFEDGRNHFRTGETIVADAFEENWTHGIAEWWNGELKDRTPEWAEEITTIPAAQIYRTAREFATTKPAMAIMERGPTAHFNGTYNGMAVHALNALVGSMFAEGGLFYQMGPSYGSLPVSADDYMDDHAREMDGKYPRIDMAGTEKWPMTSHMMQECAKHHLAGDPYKLDTAMFFVTNPIWSAPDPTLWEEALKDVFIIDTSPYPGETAMYADIIMPEHTYLERLQDSPTYPFEGWPMTALRVPAVDPVYDTKHFGDMIIELGKRINGPMADYYAELGDVENMLRHRAKGFADDPGDNGVNDFESWKEKGVWYKKPYHWRYWRGKFWEWDGEDYNIEMTETEVKDKLMPTGSGKFEFKSSFLEDHANYIAQEMDIPEDRVGLVQWVEPRHTGGGDLHFVTPKTPLHAEGRSANIPQAQAYMQPIVGGRGTCYLEVNPQTARERGINDGDTVRISAEVRGETKSIKAKARYMPGHRPDTLVLPMEYGHWAQGRWATAEGRDIKPGHSGDITENLSDPISGLASYYTGKVRLEKA from the coding sequence ATGAAAATGATCCTGGATACGCTGCTTAACCGGCGGCGGTTCCTCAAGGCCACCGGTGCCACAGGCGCTGCGGCCGCGACCACCGCCGGGGTCGGCAAGCTGGCCGGGTTTACCGCCGCCAGCACCAACTCCACCCATGCCAATGCCCGGCCGGGTGGCGAGACCCGCGTGACCAAGAACATCTGTCACCAGTGCCCGGCCCGCTGCGGCATCAACGTCTACACCACCAACGGGCGGGTGCACGCCATCTACGGCGACCCGGGCAACCCCATCGCCAACGGCAAGCTCTGCCCCAAGGGCCACCTGGGCACCCAGCTGCTGTATGACCCGGACCGGTTCAAGGGCCCGATGAAGCGCACCAACCCCAACAAGGGCCGCGACGAGGACCCGGAGTTCGTGCCGATCTCCTGGGATGAGGCCTTCGACATCGTCGCCGAGCGGCTCAACCGGCTGCGCGAGAACGGTGAATCCCACCGCTTCGCCCACTTCTACGGCCGCGGCTGGGGCTCCTCCGATGCCGGCCTGTACGGTGATTTCGGCAAGCTCTACGGCACCCCGAACTCCGCCATCGGTCACGCCTCGATCTGTGCCGAGGGCTCCAAGCGGGCCAAGCGCGCCACCGACGGCAACGACTCGTACAACAGCTACGACTACCGCAACACCAACTACATCCTGAACTTCGGCGCCAGCTTCCTGGAGGCCTTCCGCCCCTACAACTACCTGATGCAGGTGTGGGGCCACATGCGGAGCAAAAGCCCGAAGACCCGCATCACCTCCATCGATGTGCGCATGAACCCCACCATGGCGGCCTCCGACCGCTACCTGATGATCAAGCCCGGCACCGACGGCGCCCTGGCCCTGGCCATCGCCCACGTGATCCTCACCGAGGGGCTGTGGGACAAGGAGTTCGTGGGCGACTTCGAGGACGGCCGCAACCATTTCCGCACCGGCGAGACCATCGTCGCGGATGCCTTCGAGGAGAACTGGACTCACGGCATCGCCGAATGGTGGAACGGGGAACTGAAGGACCGCACCCCGGAGTGGGCCGAAGAGATCACCACCATCCCGGCGGCGCAGATCTACCGCACCGCCCGGGAGTTCGCCACCACCAAGCCGGCCATGGCGATCATGGAACGCGGCCCGACCGCGCACTTCAACGGCACCTACAACGGCATGGCCGTACACGCGCTGAACGCGCTGGTGGGCAGCATGTTCGCCGAGGGCGGGCTGTTCTACCAGATGGGCCCCTCCTACGGTTCGCTGCCGGTGAGCGCGGACGACTACATGGACGACCACGCCCGGGAAATGGACGGCAAGTACCCGCGCATCGACATGGCGGGCACCGAGAAGTGGCCCATGACCAGCCACATGATGCAGGAGTGCGCCAAGCACCACCTGGCCGGCGACCCCTACAAGCTGGACACAGCCATGTTCTTCGTCACCAACCCCATCTGGTCGGCCCCGGACCCGACCCTGTGGGAGGAGGCGCTGAAGGATGTCTTCATCATCGACACCTCGCCCTACCCCGGCGAGACCGCCATGTACGCCGACATCATCATGCCGGAGCACACCTACCTGGAGCGGCTGCAGGACTCGCCCACCTACCCCTTCGAGGGCTGGCCCATGACGGCGCTGCGCGTCCCGGCCGTCGACCCGGTGTACGACACCAAGCACTTCGGCGACATGATCATCGAGCTCGGCAAGCGCATTAACGGCCCGATGGCCGATTACTACGCCGAACTGGGTGACGTGGAGAACATGCTCCGCCACCGGGCCAAGGGCTTCGCCGATGACCCGGGCGACAACGGCGTCAACGACTTCGAAAGCTGGAAAGAGAAGGGCGTCTGGTACAAGAAGCCCTACCACTGGCGCTACTGGCGCGGGAAGTTCTGGGAGTGGGACGGCGAGGACTACAACATCGAGATGACCGAGACGGAGGTCAAGGACAAGCTCATGCCCACCGGCTCGGGCAAGTTCGAGTTCAAGTCCAGCTTCCTTGAGGACCACGCCAACTACATCGCTCAGGAGATGGACATCCCGGAGGACCGGGTGGGCCTGGTGCAGTGGGTGGAACCCCGCCATACCGGCGGCGGCGACCTGCACTTCGTCACCCCCAAGACCCCGCTGCACGCCGAGGGCCGCAGCGCCAACATCCCGCAGGCGCAGGCTTACATGCAGCCCATCGTGGGCGGCCGCGGCACTTGCTACCTGGAGGTGAACCCGCAGACGGCGCGCGAGCGGGGCATCAACGACGGTGACACCGTGCGCATCTCCGCAGAGGTCCGGGGTGAGACCAAATCCATCAAGGCCAAGGCGCGCTACATGCCCGGCCACCGCCCGGACACCCTGGTGCTGCCCATGGAGTACGGCCACTGGGCGCAGGGCCGCTGGGCCACCGCCGAGGGGCGCGATATCAAGCCGGGGCACTCGGGCGACATCACCGAGAACCTCTCCGACCCGATCTCCGGGCTCGCCAGCTATTACACCGGCAAGGTGCGGCTGGAAAAGGCCTGA
- the nrfD gene encoding NrfD/PsrC family molybdoenzyme membrane anchor subunit, protein MSDNNVMKGGLGTGLLVLSALILIGSFGYVMTQLMTHGHAAFNVSSQLPWGQPISTYLYFALASSGLGLIASLPLVFGFKQYYGIAKRAIFLAFIILISGMAVLALELGHTFRMLWAIPFNMQIQSAMFWMGVFYAADLLFLLWKFQKMEAGDWDSKNTKMVGIASFLGVLLASGNLALIFGMMSMRPFWFDGSLPIYFYLTAVTSGMAALFFFSYMAYGFDRSKMPQKLQNALNNGLPKLFAAVLGLTILFVAVRAITGLYANNPEVYHVWADYLFASPVYILSLLLGLVVPFALMMSRTLRVNPQVQILVSVLTFGGLFAERYFFVVGGQVIPLFQGTWAWNMIQYTPSATEWALTIMGSAMIFTLYVLGEKYFNLSAVPEQLEEAAEAEARATA, encoded by the coding sequence ATGTCAGATAACAACGTCATGAAAGGCGGGCTGGGCACCGGGCTGCTGGTGCTCTCCGCCCTGATCCTTATCGGCTCGTTCGGCTACGTCATGACCCAGCTCATGACGCACGGCCACGCGGCCTTCAACGTCAGTTCGCAGTTGCCCTGGGGGCAGCCGATCTCCACCTACCTGTACTTCGCCCTGGCGTCGTCCGGGCTGGGCCTGATCGCCTCGCTGCCCCTGGTATTCGGCTTCAAGCAGTACTACGGCATCGCCAAGCGGGCCATCTTCCTGGCCTTCATCATCCTGATCTCCGGTATGGCGGTGCTGGCGCTGGAGCTGGGCCACACCTTCCGCATGCTGTGGGCCATCCCCTTCAACATGCAAATCCAGTCCGCCATGTTCTGGATGGGTGTGTTCTACGCCGCCGACCTGCTTTTCCTGCTCTGGAAATTCCAGAAAATGGAGGCCGGCGACTGGGACAGCAAGAACACCAAGATGGTCGGCATCGCCTCCTTCCTGGGCGTGCTGCTGGCCAGCGGCAACCTGGCGCTGATCTTCGGCATGATGAGCATGCGTCCGTTCTGGTTCGACGGCTCGCTGCCCATCTACTTCTACCTGACCGCCGTCACCAGCGGCATGGCCGCGCTGTTCTTCTTCAGCTATATGGCCTACGGCTTCGACCGCAGCAAGATGCCGCAGAAACTGCAGAACGCCCTGAACAACGGTCTGCCCAAGCTGTTCGCGGCGGTACTGGGGCTGACCATCCTGTTCGTGGCGGTGCGCGCCATCACCGGCCTGTACGCCAACAACCCGGAGGTCTACCACGTCTGGGCGGACTACCTGTTCGCCTCGCCGGTCTACATCCTCTCGTTGCTGTTGGGCCTGGTCGTGCCCTTCGCCCTGATGATGTCCCGGACCCTGCGCGTCAACCCGCAGGTGCAGATCCTGGTCTCCGTGCTGACCTTCGGCGGCCTGTTCGCCGAGCGCTACTTCTTCGTGGTGGGCGGCCAGGTCATCCCGCTGTTCCAGGGCACCTGGGCGTGGAACATGATCCAGTACACCCCCTCGGCCACCGAGTGGGCACTGACCATCATGGGTTCCGCCATGATCTTCACGCTCTACGTACTTGGCGAGAAGTA
- a CDS encoding sigma-54-dependent transcriptional regulator: MSQRLCLIEDDPIMGESLQDRFTLEGFEVDWCPTAAEGERHLRRGGYAAVISDIRLPDRGGDALYLDLKGEGLLLPPFIFITGFGAIETAVRLLKEGASDFVTKPFDLDELVEKVRALAERHTPEAGDDAEAVLGIAPAMRRLESRLLRLARAGAGVLITGESGVGKEHAARYLHEAAAPGQPFVAVNCGALTETLLEAELFGHEKGAFTGADRARRGVFEQAQGGTLFLDEIGDMSPAMQVRLLRAIQERQVTRVGGETPIPVDIRLVSATHRDLRTMVEAGTFREDLYYRVNTVQVRIPPLRERPEDILWFAGRFLAEACAEQGREDLQALSNAAREALLGHDWPGNLRELRHAIERAVILSEGPQVGPADLLDDGAAAEAVEAEGHGLSDYLRRCERAHIVQALEANAGHMARTAESLGISRKNLWEKMKKLGLSAS; encoded by the coding sequence GTGAGCCAGCGCCTCTGCCTCATCGAGGACGACCCGATCATGGGCGAATCCCTGCAGGACCGCTTCACCCTGGAGGGCTTCGAGGTGGACTGGTGCCCGACCGCCGCCGAGGGTGAGCGGCATCTGCGGCGCGGTGGGTACGCGGCCGTCATCAGCGATATCCGCCTGCCGGACCGTGGGGGCGATGCGCTTTACTTGGACTTGAAAGGGGAGGGCCTGTTGTTGCCCCCCTTCATCTTCATCACCGGCTTCGGGGCCATCGAGACGGCGGTGCGGCTCCTGAAGGAGGGTGCGTCGGATTTCGTCACCAAGCCCTTCGATCTGGACGAACTGGTGGAAAAGGTGCGCGCCCTGGCGGAGCGGCACACGCCGGAGGCGGGCGATGACGCCGAGGCGGTGCTCGGGATTGCCCCCGCCATGCGCCGGCTGGAATCACGCCTGTTGCGCCTGGCGCGCGCCGGTGCCGGGGTGCTGATCACCGGCGAGTCCGGTGTCGGCAAGGAGCACGCCGCCCGCTACCTGCACGAGGCGGCCGCGCCCGGGCAGCCCTTCGTGGCCGTCAACTGCGGTGCGCTCACCGAGACCCTGTTGGAGGCGGAACTCTTCGGCCACGAGAAGGGCGCCTTCACCGGCGCGGATCGGGCCCGGCGCGGCGTCTTCGAGCAGGCCCAGGGTGGCACCCTGTTCCTGGACGAGATCGGCGACATGTCCCCGGCCATGCAGGTGCGGCTGCTGCGCGCCATCCAGGAGCGCCAGGTCACCCGGGTCGGCGGCGAGACGCCCATCCCGGTGGATATCCGCCTGGTTTCCGCCACCCACCGCGACCTGCGCACGATGGTCGAGGCCGGCACCTTCCGCGAGGACCTCTACTACCGGGTGAACACCGTGCAGGTGCGCATCCCGCCGCTGCGCGAACGCCCAGAGGACATTCTCTGGTTCGCCGGCCGGTTTCTGGCCGAGGCCTGTGCCGAGCAGGGGCGGGAGGACCTGCAGGCGCTGTCCAACGCGGCCCGGGAGGCCCTGCTGGGGCACGACTGGCCCGGCAACCTGCGGGAGCTGCGCCACGCCATCGAGCGGGCGGTGATCCTCTCGGAGGGGCCTCAGGTGGGGCCGGCGGACCTGCTCGACGACGGTGCGGCGGCCGAAGCCGTGGAAGCCGAGGGGCACGGGCTCAGCGACTACCTGCGCCGCTGTGAGCGGGCCCACATCGTGCAGGCGCTGGAGGCCAACGCGGGGCACATGGCACGCACCGCCGAAAGCCTCGGTATCAGCCGCAAGAACCTCTGGGAAAAGATGAAGAAGCTGGGCCTGAGTGCGTCCTGA
- a CDS encoding 4Fe-4S dicluster domain-containing protein, with amino-acid sequence MAKWGMVIDLDKCTGCQACTTACSMENNTLPGESWQDVLYYNEGEYPTAQMKWLPRPCMQCEDPSCVHVCPTRATYKDPDAGGIVFVDWNKCIGCKYCMIACPYGVRFYADEQPLIEPDMRDVYPGENGQMWSPPYQNPEQDWRRGIGIQPKGVVSKCTFCYHKISKAPEGVPDLDEDDPDLVEYVPACVRTCPPKARFFGDLDNPESNVNRIIGDKKGVRLLDHTGNRPQVYYLGAGAGVPAFSPRNS; translated from the coding sequence ATGGCTAAATGGGGAATGGTCATCGACCTGGACAAGTGCACCGGGTGCCAGGCGTGCACCACGGCTTGTTCCATGGAGAACAACACCCTGCCCGGCGAGAGCTGGCAGGACGTGCTCTATTACAACGAGGGTGAATACCCGACCGCCCAGATGAAGTGGCTGCCGCGGCCCTGCATGCAGTGCGAGGACCCGTCCTGCGTGCACGTCTGCCCGACCCGGGCCACCTACAAGGACCCTGACGCCGGCGGCATCGTCTTCGTGGACTGGAACAAGTGCATCGGCTGCAAATACTGCATGATCGCCTGCCCCTACGGCGTGCGCTTCTACGCCGATGAGCAGCCGCTCATCGAGCCGGACATGCGCGACGTCTACCCGGGCGAGAACGGCCAGATGTGGAGCCCGCCCTACCAGAACCCGGAGCAGGACTGGCGCCGGGGCATCGGCATCCAGCCCAAGGGCGTGGTCTCCAAGTGCACCTTCTGCTACCACAAGATCAGCAAGGCCCCCGAGGGCGTGCCCGATCTGGACGAGGACGATCCGGATCTCGTCGAGTACGTGCCGGCCTGCGTGCGCACCTGCCCGCCCAAGGCCCGTTTCTTCGGCGACCTGGACAACCCGGAGTCCAACGTCAACCGCATCATCGGCGACAAGAAGGGTGTCCGGTTGCTGGACCACACGGGCAACCGCCCGCAGGTCTACTACCTGGGCGCCGGCGCCGGTGTACCCGCTTTCAGCCCGCGCAATTCCTGA
- a CDS encoding sensor histidine kinase: protein MIENISYRYKVPLNITLVVVLTAAVIAATVLGQAWRDLERDLYQNGQSLARVLAHGVAPALLQEDVWGAYETIRAPMTVDMEPHLRPESIMVLDEQDRIYISTDPDRLPILDRPAEADARLAPLGRLLAGEGVDGPERLQLEGNEFLVLLPVEMDGSVLGTVVLGYSRDGFLPRFLGAAQQVLVTTFLILLVLVPAGWWLGRRVAEPLLALSDCMDKLGSGPAEEVTCRLRRSGKDEIGRLNRQFRALMSELQEKEALEREMVRADRLAAIGRLTSGIAHEINNPLGGMLNALNTYKHHGAPDPFTLKTLSLVERGLLQIRDIVGALLVETRLKGEDLWAEDLEDVRTLVAPDIRRKQVALQWDNALQGPVPLPSTPVRQVLINLLLNAVRAARQGGEVHCQLERRDDWLRIRVWNDGDHIPAERMEHLFEPFSGVSAVGNGLGLWVTYQIIEQLSGRIEVQSRPDDTEFLIQLPLGVRREVMP, encoded by the coding sequence ATGATTGAGAACATCAGTTATCGCTACAAGGTACCGCTCAACATTACCCTGGTGGTGGTGCTGACAGCGGCGGTGATCGCGGCGACGGTACTCGGCCAGGCCTGGCGTGACCTGGAGCGGGATCTCTACCAGAACGGTCAGAGCCTTGCCCGAGTGCTGGCGCACGGGGTGGCGCCGGCCCTGCTGCAGGAGGACGTCTGGGGCGCCTACGAGACCATCCGCGCGCCGATGACCGTGGACATGGAGCCCCACCTGCGGCCCGAGAGCATCATGGTGCTGGACGAGCAGGACCGCATCTACATCTCCACCGATCCGGACCGGCTGCCCATCCTCGACCGTCCGGCCGAGGCCGATGCCCGCCTGGCCCCGCTGGGCCGCCTGCTGGCCGGCGAAGGCGTCGACGGCCCGGAGCGGCTGCAGCTTGAGGGCAACGAGTTTCTGGTGCTGTTGCCGGTGGAGATGGACGGCAGCGTGCTCGGTACGGTGGTGCTCGGGTATTCGCGCGATGGCTTTCTGCCCCGATTCCTGGGCGCGGCGCAGCAGGTTTTGGTCACCACCTTCCTGATTCTGCTGGTGCTGGTGCCGGCCGGCTGGTGGCTGGGTCGCCGTGTGGCAGAGCCTTTGCTGGCCCTGTCCGACTGCATGGACAAGCTGGGCAGCGGTCCGGCCGAGGAGGTGACCTGCCGCCTGCGGCGCTCCGGCAAGGATGAGATCGGCCGGCTCAACCGCCAGTTCCGCGCCTTGATGAGCGAATTGCAGGAAAAGGAGGCGCTGGAGCGGGAGATGGTGCGGGCGGACCGGTTGGCGGCCATCGGCCGGTTGACCTCCGGCATTGCCCATGAGATCAACAACCCGCTGGGGGGCATGCTCAACGCCCTCAACACCTACAAGCACCACGGCGCGCCCGATCCCTTCACCCTCAAGACCCTCTCGCTGGTGGAGCGGGGGCTGCTGCAGATCCGCGATATCGTCGGTGCGCTGCTGGTGGAGACCCGCCTGAAGGGCGAGGACCTCTGGGCGGAGGACCTGGAGGACGTGCGCACGCTGGTGGCCCCGGACATCCGTCGCAAGCAGGTGGCCCTGCAATGGGACAACGCCCTGCAGGGGCCGGTGCCGCTGCCCTCCACGCCGGTGCGCCAGGTGCTGATCAACCTGCTGCTGAACGCCGTGCGGGCGGCGCGCCAGGGCGGCGAGGTGCACTGCCAGTTGGAGCGGCGGGACGACTGGCTGCGCATCCGGGTCTGGAATGACGGCGATCACATCCCCGCCGAGCGGATGGAGCACCTGTTCGAGCCCTTCTCCGGGGTCAGTGCCGTGGGCAATGGGCTCGGCTTGTGGGTAACCTATCAGATCATCGAGCAGCTGAGCGGACGAATCGAGGTGCAGAGCCGGCCCGACGACACCGAGTTCCTCATCCAGCTGCCGCTGGGCGTACGCCGGGAGGTGATGCCGTGA